The following are from one region of the Pectobacterium actinidiae genome:
- a CDS encoding ABC transporter permease subunit — MSESLYCRTCATINQTQRPRYGVLIPLFSRLLTLAGIVVLIGMLPWLSGQDPALALLRARSGDQEATAETLNAIRHALGLDQGPLQLLLNWLTGLLHGDAGNSWVSGRPVLPGMLQAAGVSLTLMASSALVAFTLAAVLCAPTFRQGLRGQVHRSGGLFAALFTALPEFLLASFLLIVGAVWLQWFPPYGWLGLHYAVLPSLALGIPAGGYLGRIIADALSATFSENWLTTWSVSGVSRRHIALAVLKRTLPSVMPLVGLVLVSLTGGAIAVEKVFAIPGLGRATLGAAAAQDLPALQVGVLILLLIASLAGIAASGVRLLILGRALRSGAMPVPEEHGSPASRHAIWLPIICVLLLALLLLAGLPRDPYTSAFLRLQPPSLLLPFGADAMGRDLLARVAHGTLHTCLLALAVSLACLAIGLLVGLFPRLFSGPIEVTNALPPVIAGLLVAAVNGPTATGAAIAVIAVSWAPLAAHTAALVAEINARPYIRMLPILGVGPIRRSLFYILPALIGPLFRHAMLKLPGIALALASLGFLGLGASPPTPEWGRVLAEGMPYIERAFWGVLAPAAALGVLSILAVSAANLSGRHKH, encoded by the coding sequence ATGAGCGAATCGCTGTATTGCCGCACCTGTGCGACCATCAACCAGACGCAACGCCCGCGATATGGCGTGCTGATCCCGCTGTTTTCGCGGCTGCTGACGCTGGCGGGCATCGTGGTGCTGATTGGCATGTTGCCGTGGCTATCCGGTCAGGATCCGGCGCTGGCGCTGCTGCGCGCCCGTTCCGGCGATCAGGAAGCGACGGCAGAAACGCTAAACGCGATTCGTCACGCTCTTGGGCTGGATCAAGGCCCGTTGCAGTTGCTGTTGAACTGGCTGACGGGCCTATTGCACGGCGATGCGGGTAACTCCTGGGTTTCTGGTCGACCGGTCCTTCCGGGGATGTTGCAGGCGGCGGGCGTCTCACTGACGCTGATGGCGTCTTCGGCGCTGGTGGCCTTCACGCTGGCTGCCGTGCTGTGCGCCCCGACCTTTCGGCAAGGGTTACGCGGTCAGGTTCATCGTTCAGGCGGCCTGTTTGCCGCCTTGTTTACCGCACTGCCCGAATTCCTGCTGGCGTCATTTCTGCTGATCGTCGGTGCCGTCTGGCTACAGTGGTTCCCACCCTATGGCTGGCTAGGCTTGCACTACGCGGTATTGCCGTCGCTGGCGCTCGGTATTCCAGCAGGCGGTTACCTTGGTCGGATTATTGCCGACGCGCTCTCCGCCACTTTCAGCGAAAACTGGCTCACCACCTGGAGCGTGTCGGGCGTAAGTCGCCGTCATATCGCACTGGCAGTGCTGAAACGCACGTTGCCCAGCGTGATGCCGCTGGTCGGGCTGGTGCTGGTCTCGTTAACCGGCGGTGCCATCGCCGTCGAAAAAGTGTTCGCGATCCCCGGACTGGGACGTGCAACGCTGGGGGCGGCAGCCGCGCAGGATCTGCCCGCCTTGCAGGTCGGCGTGCTGATTCTCTTACTCATCGCCTCGCTGGCTGGCATAGCAGCAAGCGGCGTACGACTGCTGATTCTCGGACGCGCACTGCGGAGCGGCGCTATGCCGGTGCCGGAAGAACACGGTAGCCCCGCGTCTCGTCATGCTATCTGGCTGCCGATTATCTGCGTACTGCTGCTGGCGCTTCTGCTGCTGGCTGGCCTGCCGCGCGATCCCTATACCTCCGCTTTTCTGCGCCTGCAACCGCCGTCGTTACTGCTGCCTTTTGGCGCGGACGCGATGGGGCGCGATTTATTGGCGCGCGTCGCACACGGCACGCTACATACCTGCTTGCTGGCGCTGGCGGTGTCGCTGGCCTGTCTGGCGATTGGGCTGCTGGTTGGGCTGTTCCCGCGTCTGTTTAGCGGCCCCATCGAAGTGACTAACGCCCTGCCGCCAGTGATTGCCGGGCTGCTGGTTGCTGCGGTCAATGGTCCGACGGCAACGGGCGCGGCGATTGCCGTCATTGCCGTCAGTTGGGCTCCACTCGCGGCTCACACGGCAGCGCTGGTCGCCGAAATCAATGCGCGTCCTTATATTCGGATGCTGCCGATTCTCGGCGTCGGTCCGATACGGCGCAGTCTGTTCTATATTCTGCCCGCGCTCATTGGTCCGCTTTTCCGTCACGCCATGCTGAAACTGCCAGGCATCGCGCTGGCGCTGGCATCGCTCGGCTTTTTAGGTCTGGGCGCGTCACCGCCGACGCCAGAATGGGGACGGGTTCTTGCTGAAGGCATGCCGTATATCGAACGTGCCTTCTGGGGCGTGCTGGCACCGGCGGCCGCACTCGGCGTGCTGTCGATACTGGCCGTGAGCGCAGCGAACCTCTCCGGTCGCCACAAGCACTAA
- a CDS encoding ABC transporter substrate-binding protein, protein MNMRNLLWPVSGLLSATLLLSGCFNEPEEHQTSHHDGRIKLAMLQPPRSGLTPLSDDAFKLSRWSTAETLVVLDKLGEAQPALATKWQQIDDQSWRFELRPNVHFHDNTTLNAATVVNALTVASTAAPKPRILDGVQLTVKADGDNAVIVSTAKADPLLPQRLSSPQLAILSTAAYGKNGVVNPINTGSGPFVLRTVTGTSSAVLDRFDGYWGDKAQASGIDVSFVSDGAARAAALRTGTADIVEAIPVSQAPLLDQSLVHEVPMPRTNTLYLNTRHGVMQDPAMRAAVRDAINRQQLVDNVYEKRADIAQGLLGPALPWAAELRQPVANPVKAGTPAGATITLATFSDRAELPEVAVYLAQQLTAAGFTVKQVVREYAQIESDALAGKFDAFILSRATVLDSGDPVAYLYSDFACEGSFNIAQLCRPEIDQALQKAAAIPAGVARRQAIMQAENLILASDAAIPMLHERVIQGESAQVKDALRDPRERTLINAATHIATSAK, encoded by the coding sequence ATGAATATGCGCAATCTCCTGTGGCCCGTTTCCGGCTTGCTCTCAGCCACGCTGCTGCTTTCAGGCTGCTTCAATGAGCCGGAGGAACATCAGACCTCGCATCATGACGGGCGAATCAAACTGGCGATGCTTCAACCACCGCGCTCCGGCCTGACGCCGCTGAGCGATGATGCCTTTAAGCTGTCGCGCTGGAGCACGGCAGAAACGCTGGTGGTGCTCGACAAACTCGGCGAAGCCCAGCCTGCGCTGGCGACAAAATGGCAACAGATCGATGATCAATCCTGGCGTTTTGAACTGCGGCCAAACGTCCATTTTCACGATAACACCACCTTAAACGCCGCCACCGTAGTGAATGCGCTCACCGTGGCGTCCACGGCTGCCCCCAAACCGCGCATTCTGGACGGCGTGCAGTTAACGGTAAAAGCCGATGGCGATAACGCCGTCATTGTCTCCACCGCTAAAGCGGATCCACTGCTGCCACAGCGTTTATCCAGCCCACAATTGGCGATTCTCTCCACCGCGGCATACGGTAAAAATGGCGTCGTCAATCCGATCAACACCGGAAGCGGCCCGTTCGTTCTGCGTACCGTCACCGGCACCAGCAGCGCGGTGTTAGATAGATTCGACGGTTATTGGGGTGATAAAGCACAGGCCAGCGGTATCGACGTCAGTTTTGTGTCTGACGGCGCGGCGCGCGCTGCTGCATTACGTACCGGCACAGCAGATATTGTCGAAGCCATTCCGGTTTCACAGGCACCGCTGCTGGATCAATCGTTGGTGCATGAAGTCCCCATGCCACGCACCAACACACTGTATCTGAATACGCGTCACGGCGTGATGCAAGATCCCGCGATGCGCGCTGCCGTACGCGATGCGATCAATCGCCAACAGTTGGTGGATAACGTCTATGAAAAGCGTGCTGATATCGCGCAGGGTCTGTTAGGTCCCGCGCTGCCGTGGGCTGCGGAATTGCGTCAGCCAGTAGCGAATCCGGTCAAAGCCGGTACACCTGCGGGAGCCACCATCACGCTGGCAACATTCAGCGATCGCGCCGAGCTGCCTGAAGTCGCAGTCTATCTGGCACAGCAGCTCACGGCCGCTGGATTTACGGTGAAACAGGTGGTGCGTGAGTATGCGCAGATTGAGTCCGACGCACTGGCAGGCAAGTTCGATGCCTTTATTTTATCCCGCGCCACCGTACTGGATTCCGGCGATCCGGTGGCTTATCTGTACAGCGACTTCGCCTGTGAAGGGTCGTTCAATATCGCCCAGCTGTGCCGCCCAGAGATCGATCAAGCGCTGCAAAAAGCGGCCGCGATTCCTGCGGGCGTTGCACGTCGTCAGGCCATCATGCAGGCAGAAAACCTGATTCTTGCCAGCGATGCCGCGATCCCAATGCTGCATGAGCGCGTGATTCAAGGTGAAAGCGCACAGGTCAAAGACGCCCTACGCGACCCGCGTGAACGCACACTGATTAACGCCGCCACGCATATTGCCACCAGCGCCAAGTAA
- a CDS encoding MDR family MFS transporter has translation MSDLTANRAPRPYPPLLLGSQLVFNIGFYAVVPFLAIFLRDDMLLSGWAIGLVIGLRTFSQQGMFLVGGALADRFGARVIILCGCVVRISGYLLLALGDSLWPIILGACLTGVGGALFSPAIEALMAQAGTQSEKEGKRSRSEWFALFAICGELGAVLGPLLGSVLAGFGFQRVALAGAGVFVIALIVLFFSLPPTQRNQNELHIAPWWETFRQRRFVAFIIAYSAYLFSYNQLYLALPVELHRSGSSEKDLGPLFVLASLLVIGLQLPLARFARRIGAARMLPLGFALLAASFFSVALFASSTPPDGWQRLLPAISLITLLTLGQMLIVPVGMDLIPRFANNKNLGAHYGALASMGGIAVLVGNFILGSQLDRALTPSPQAAIPWVLLAAVPLCSSLAMMVICRPFKSASTVNE, from the coding sequence ATGTCAGACCTTACCGCCAACCGCGCACCACGGCCTTATCCCCCGTTGCTTCTGGGTAGCCAGCTTGTTTTCAATATTGGCTTTTATGCCGTCGTGCCGTTTCTGGCGATATTCCTGCGCGACGACATGCTGCTTTCGGGCTGGGCTATCGGGCTGGTGATTGGCTTACGCACCTTTTCTCAACAGGGCATGTTTTTAGTCGGCGGCGCGCTGGCTGACCGATTCGGCGCACGCGTGATCATTCTGTGTGGCTGTGTCGTGCGTATCAGCGGCTATCTCCTGCTGGCGTTAGGCGACTCGCTATGGCCGATCATCCTCGGTGCCTGTCTGACCGGTGTCGGCGGTGCCCTGTTCTCTCCCGCCATTGAAGCGCTCATGGCACAGGCCGGTACGCAAAGTGAAAAAGAGGGAAAACGCAGCCGCTCCGAGTGGTTCGCCCTGTTTGCCATTTGCGGCGAATTGGGCGCGGTGCTGGGGCCGTTGCTCGGTTCGGTGCTGGCCGGATTCGGATTCCAGCGCGTGGCGCTCGCGGGTGCAGGCGTATTTGTTATCGCGCTCATCGTCCTGTTTTTCAGCCTGCCGCCGACGCAGCGCAATCAGAACGAATTACACATTGCCCCGTGGTGGGAAACCTTCCGCCAGCGCCGCTTTGTCGCGTTCATCATTGCCTACAGCGCTTACCTGTTCAGCTACAACCAGCTCTATCTGGCACTGCCGGTTGAACTGCATCGCTCCGGCAGTAGCGAGAAAGATCTCGGCCCGCTGTTTGTTCTTGCTTCGCTGCTGGTGATCGGATTACAGCTTCCGCTGGCGCGTTTTGCTCGCCGGATTGGTGCGGCACGTATGCTGCCACTGGGCTTCGCACTGCTGGCCGCGTCATTCTTTAGCGTCGCCCTGTTTGCTTCCAGCACGCCGCCTGACGGGTGGCAGCGCCTGCTTCCGGCTATCTCATTAATTACGCTGCTGACGCTGGGCCAGATGTTAATCGTTCCCGTTGGAATGGATCTCATCCCCCGCTTTGCCAACAACAAAAATCTGGGTGCGCACTATGGCGCGCTGGCGTCGATGGGTGGCATCGCGGTACTGGTCGGCAACTTTATACTCGGCAGCCAGCTCGATCGCGCGCTGACGCCATCGCCACAGGCCGCCATTCCGTGGGTACTGCTCGCCGCCGTGCCGCTGTGCAGTTCGCTGGCCATGATGGTCATCTGCCGCCCGTTTAAATCCGCTTCAACCGTGAATGAATAA
- a CDS encoding ABC transporter ATP-binding protein translates to MNHHLHAVPSPFLSLEHVSRYRQTSRLPWQKTDPASAIFHDLSLNLQQHERVGLVGASGCGKSTLLKTLLALEAPESGAVYCDGNLIKPGSVRSLLWYRRRVQYIPQDPAGSLAPRQRVADLLIEPLKRLRPDEIRHANGHYSAHLSEVMDQVGLSATLLDKVAGQLSGGQAQRVALARALIVRPEFLLADEPVSGLDLPLREQIKALLQQVTEQNKMGLLMVSHDISMLAGLCDRMLVMDGGRIIEDRPTTEVLASPQQAHTAHLLQAVPALSTSGY, encoded by the coding sequence ATGAACCACCACCTGCATGCGGTTCCCTCACCGTTTTTAAGCCTTGAGCACGTCAGCCGCTATCGCCAGACATCACGTTTGCCGTGGCAAAAGACCGATCCTGCCAGTGCCATTTTTCACGACCTGTCGCTAAACCTGCAACAGCATGAACGCGTCGGGCTGGTCGGTGCCTCCGGCTGTGGTAAATCCACGCTGCTAAAAACCCTGCTCGCGCTTGAAGCGCCAGAAAGTGGTGCGGTGTACTGCGATGGCAACCTGATTAAACCCGGCTCGGTGCGTTCGCTGCTCTGGTATCGCCGCCGCGTTCAGTACATTCCGCAGGATCCGGCAGGCTCGCTCGCGCCGCGTCAGCGCGTCGCCGATCTCCTCATCGAACCACTGAAGCGACTCCGCCCCGATGAGATCCGTCACGCTAATGGACATTATTCTGCCCACCTGAGCGAAGTCATGGATCAGGTAGGGCTGAGCGCCACACTTTTGGACAAGGTCGCCGGGCAGCTTTCCGGCGGGCAGGCACAGCGTGTCGCGCTGGCACGAGCATTGATTGTTCGGCCCGAATTTTTACTGGCGGACGAACCCGTCAGCGGTCTGGATTTACCGCTGCGCGAACAGATTAAAGCCTTGCTTCAGCAGGTCACCGAACAAAACAAAATGGGCTTGCTGATGGTCTCGCACGATATTTCCATGCTCGCCGGGCTGTGCGACAGAATGCTGGTCATGGACGGCGGACGCATTATCGAAGATCGCCCCACGACAGAGGTGCTGGCTTCACCGCAGCAGGCGCACACCGCTCATCTGTTGCAGGCCGTCCCCGCGCTATCGACGTCAGGCTATTAG